Proteins from a genomic interval of Bradyrhizobium sp. CCBAU 53340:
- a CDS encoding PaaI family thioesterase, protein MVKTALDDFNMPPCAKLLGWRLLDAKPDEGWIKLVFEGRPEFCNPAGFIQGGMLSAMLDDTMGPAVLVMSEGRLYTTTISMTVNFLSPAKPGPIIGEAEVTQLGETIAFVEAKLTTEDGTVLATASASERLLEAARVVK, encoded by the coding sequence ATGGTCAAGACCGCGCTCGACGATTTCAATATGCCGCCCTGCGCGAAGCTGCTCGGCTGGCGCCTGCTCGATGCAAAACCAGACGAAGGCTGGATCAAGCTCGTCTTCGAAGGCAGGCCCGAGTTCTGCAATCCGGCCGGCTTCATCCAGGGCGGCATGCTCTCCGCCATGCTCGACGACACCATGGGACCCGCTGTGCTGGTGATGAGCGAGGGCCGGCTCTACACCACCACGATCAGCATGACCGTGAATTTTCTCAGCCCCGCAAAGCCCGGTCCGATCATCGGTGAAGCCGAGGTCACGCAGCTCGGCGAGACCATCGCGTTCGTCGAGGCGAAGCTGACGACGGAGGACGGCACGGTGCTGGCGACGGCAAGCGCCAGCGAGCGGCTGCTGGAGGCGGCGAGGGTGGTGAAGTAA
- a CDS encoding glutathione S-transferase family protein, with product MLKLYYATGTCALATYMTLEEAGADYTAERLSFKDNQQNSPAYLAINPKGRVPALVTDRGVLTETPAMLAYIAQTFPKAKLAPLDDPFDFAQVQSFNSYLCSTVHINHAHKMRGARWATQESSFADMKAMVPQTMGACFKLIEQTMFKGPWVMGDQFTICDPYLHTLSHWLEGDSVDINATPKIADHFKRMMDRPAIRKVMDAQKA from the coding sequence ATGCTCAAGCTCTACTACGCCACCGGCACCTGCGCGCTCGCCACTTACATGACCCTGGAGGAGGCCGGCGCCGACTACACGGCCGAACGGCTGAGCTTCAAGGACAATCAGCAGAACAGCCCGGCCTATCTCGCCATCAACCCGAAGGGGCGCGTCCCGGCCCTGGTGACCGACCGCGGCGTCCTGACCGAGACGCCGGCGATGCTGGCCTATATCGCGCAGACCTTCCCGAAGGCGAAACTCGCGCCGCTCGACGATCCCTTCGACTTCGCGCAAGTGCAGTCGTTCAACTCCTACCTCTGCTCGACCGTGCACATCAACCACGCCCACAAGATGCGCGGCGCGCGCTGGGCGACGCAGGAGAGTTCGTTTGCCGACATGAAGGCGATGGTGCCGCAGACCATGGGCGCCTGCTTCAAGCTGATCGAGCAGACGATGTTCAAGGGACCCTGGGTGATGGGTGACCAGTTCACGATCTGCGATCCCTATCTCCACACGCTCTCGCACTGGCTCGAAGGCGACAGCGTCGACATCAACGCGACGCCGAAGATCGCAGACCATTTCAAACGGATGATGGATCGTCCGGCGATCCGCAAGGTGATGGACGCGCAGAAGGCGTAG
- a CDS encoding flavin-dependent oxidoreductase: protein MTVLIAGGGIGGLTLALSLHQIGVPVKVFESVAELKPLGVGINVLPHAVRELIELGLLDRLDASGVRTRELAYFSKHGKPIWSEPRGLEAGYKWPQFSIHRGTLQQLLLDTAIERLGRENILTSHHLTGWTETASGVRADFIDKATGKAAGTYEGAILIAADGIHSAVREKLYPNEGPPIWNGRILWRGVTPAKAFLTGRTMIMAGHEILKFVCYPISKEPDAAGNHLINWVAERHMPPTYQWRREDYNRTARLDEFLPWFESWTFDWLDVPGLIRSCPHAYEYPLVDRDPVLQWTFGKVTLMGDAAHPMYPIGSNGASQAILDARTITREILAHGPTTAALLAYEAERRPATTNLVLLNRKNGPEQVMQLVEERAPDGYKVVTDVLSQQELEDIAANYKRVAGFQVEALNAKPPIVSKDARASQ from the coding sequence ATGACGGTCCTTATCGCCGGCGGCGGCATCGGCGGACTGACGCTTGCGCTCAGCCTGCATCAAATCGGCGTTCCCGTAAAAGTGTTCGAGAGCGTCGCAGAATTGAAGCCGCTCGGCGTCGGCATCAACGTGCTGCCGCATGCGGTGCGCGAGCTGATCGAGCTCGGGCTATTGGACAGGCTGGATGCCAGCGGCGTCCGGACCCGCGAGCTCGCTTATTTCTCCAAGCACGGCAAACCGATCTGGAGCGAGCCGCGCGGGCTGGAAGCGGGCTACAAATGGCCGCAATTCTCGATCCATCGCGGCACGCTGCAGCAGCTCCTGCTCGACACCGCGATCGAGCGGCTCGGCCGCGAGAACATTTTGACCAGCCATCATCTGACCGGCTGGACCGAAACGGCGAGCGGCGTGCGAGCCGACTTCATCGACAAGGCGACCGGCAAGGCCGCCGGCACCTACGAAGGTGCGATCCTGATCGCCGCCGACGGCATCCATTCCGCCGTGCGAGAAAAGCTCTATCCCAACGAGGGACCGCCGATCTGGAACGGCCGCATTCTCTGGCGCGGCGTGACCCCGGCAAAGGCTTTCCTCACCGGCCGCACCATGATCATGGCCGGCCACGAGATCCTGAAATTCGTCTGCTATCCGATCTCGAAGGAGCCGGACGCTGCAGGCAACCATTTGATCAACTGGGTCGCCGAGCGGCACATGCCGCCGACCTATCAGTGGCGGCGCGAGGACTATAACCGCACCGCGCGGCTGGATGAGTTCCTGCCCTGGTTCGAGAGCTGGACATTCGACTGGCTCGACGTGCCCGGCCTGATCAGGAGCTGCCCGCACGCCTATGAATATCCGTTGGTCGACCGTGATCCGGTCTTGCAATGGACCTTCGGCAAGGTGACGCTGATGGGCGACGCCGCGCATCCGATGTACCCGATCGGCTCGAACGGCGCCTCGCAGGCGATCCTCGATGCCCGCACCATCACGCGCGAGATCCTGGCACACGGCCCGACGACCGCAGCGCTGCTCGCTTATGAAGCCGAGCGGCGGCCCGCGACCACCAACCTCGTCCTGCTCAACCGCAAGAACGGCCCCGAACAGGTGATGCAGTTGGTCGAAGAGCGTGCGCCTGATGGCTACAAGGTCGTCACCGACGTGCTGTCGCAGCAGGAGCTGGAGGACATCGCCGCAAACTACAAGCGCGTCGCGGGCTTCCAGGTCGAGGCACTGAATGCGAAGCCGCCGATCGTGAGCAAGGACGCGCGGGCTAGCCAATAA
- a CDS encoding glutathione S-transferase family protein, with product MLKFYFNGSPNPTKVALFLEEAGLAYEPVKIDTRKGEQFTPDYLKINPNAKVPAIDDGGTIVFDSNAILLYLAEKTGKFLPQNRAELLSWLMFVATGVGPYSGQAVHFKHFAPKDQNHDYAHNRYQYETDRHYKILDAHLEGRRYMVGDAYSIVDMALWGWARMVPFKLGDDAFAHYPNVKRLVDEISARPAAARAIALKDKFTFKAEMDDEARANMFKHMTTKMA from the coding sequence ATGCTCAAATTCTATTTCAACGGATCGCCGAATCCGACCAAGGTCGCGCTCTTCCTCGAGGAGGCCGGCCTGGCTTACGAGCCGGTGAAGATCGACACGCGCAAGGGCGAGCAGTTCACGCCGGACTATCTGAAGATCAATCCGAACGCCAAGGTGCCGGCGATCGACGATGGCGGCACCATCGTTTTCGATTCCAACGCCATCCTGCTCTATCTCGCCGAGAAGACCGGCAAGTTCCTTCCCCAAAACCGCGCCGAGCTGCTGTCCTGGCTGATGTTCGTGGCGACGGGGGTCGGCCCGTATTCGGGCCAGGCCGTGCACTTCAAGCATTTCGCGCCAAAGGACCAGAACCACGACTACGCCCATAACCGCTACCAGTACGAGACCGATCGCCACTACAAGATTCTCGACGCGCATCTCGAAGGCCGCCGCTACATGGTCGGCGACGCCTATTCGATCGTCGACATGGCGCTGTGGGGCTGGGCGCGGATGGTGCCGTTCAAGCTGGGCGACGACGCCTTTGCGCACTACCCGAACGTGAAACGGCTGGTCGACGAGATCTCGGCGCGGCCGGCGGCAGCGCGCGCGATCGCGCTGAAGGACAAGTTCACCTTCAAGGCCGAGATGGACGACGAGGCGCGCGCCAACATGTTCAAGCACATGACGACGAAAATGGCCTGA
- a CDS encoding nuclear transport factor 2 family protein: MSASANKKLMQEIFAAAASPDPAVRDRSLFVASLADDARWIVTGQYSWSRTFMGKEAIMNDLHGYVRTRLRDRTRTVAERFVADGDIVVVEAKGDNVTPEGVRYDNDYCLVFRLENGKIKEIREYCDSVLTEKALGPFPQVAKEAAS; encoded by the coding sequence ATGAGCGCGAGCGCCAACAAGAAACTGATGCAGGAGATTTTCGCCGCTGCCGCCAGCCCCGATCCGGCCGTTCGCGACCGCTCGCTGTTCGTCGCAAGCCTTGCCGATGACGCCAGATGGATCGTCACCGGGCAGTATTCGTGGTCGCGCACCTTCATGGGGAAGGAGGCGATCATGAATGACTTGCACGGCTATGTGCGCACCCGCCTGCGCGACCGGACGCGAACGGTTGCCGAGCGCTTCGTCGCCGACGGCGACATCGTCGTGGTGGAAGCCAAGGGCGACAACGTCACGCCCGAAGGCGTGCGTTACGACAATGACTATTGTCTCGTGTTCCGGTTAGAGAACGGCAAGATCAAGGAGATCCGCGAGTATTGCGACTCGGTGCTGACCGAGAAGGCGCTCGGCCCGTTTCCGCAAGTGGCTAAGGAGGCCGCGAGCTGA
- a CDS encoding site-specific DNA-methyltransferase, with protein sequence MVVSRRGASAKAPRTNFESASHSIILGDCVAEMSKLQAGSVDLVFADPPYNLQLKGDLKRPDESHVDAVNDDWDKFDSFSAYDDFTRAWLLAARRAMKPSATIWVIGSYHNIFRVGAIMQDLGFWLLNDIVWRKTNPMPNFRGRRFTNAHETMIWAARDEKAKGYTFNYEALKAANEDVQARSDWLIPLCTGEERLKGADGKKVHPTQKPEGLLARVLLSSSKPGDLVIDPFNGTGTTGAVAKRLGRSYIGFERDKTYAKAAEARIAAVEPLPEESLAPFMTAREAPRVAFSELIERGMIMPGTKLFDAKKKLGALVRADGAIMLGDKVGSIHRIGAVAQGAQACNGWTFWHVETKKGLKLIDELRAEIRAGMAAE encoded by the coding sequence ATGGTAGTGTCGCGTCGCGGGGCGTCTGCAAAGGCGCCCCGCACAAATTTTGAGTCTGCCTCGCACAGCATCATTCTCGGCGATTGCGTCGCCGAGATGTCGAAGCTTCAGGCGGGTTCGGTCGATCTGGTGTTCGCAGATCCGCCCTACAATCTCCAGCTCAAGGGCGATCTCAAGCGCCCCGACGAATCCCATGTCGATGCCGTCAATGACGACTGGGACAAGTTCGATTCATTCTCCGCCTATGACGATTTCACCCGCGCCTGGCTCTTGGCCGCACGCCGCGCGATGAAGCCGTCGGCGACGATCTGGGTGATCGGCTCCTATCACAACATCTTCCGCGTCGGCGCGATCATGCAGGACCTCGGCTTCTGGCTCCTGAACGACATCGTCTGGCGCAAGACCAACCCGATGCCGAACTTCCGCGGCCGCCGCTTCACCAACGCGCACGAAACCATGATCTGGGCCGCGCGCGACGAAAAGGCCAAGGGCTACACCTTCAACTACGAGGCGCTGAAGGCGGCCAATGAGGACGTGCAGGCGCGCTCCGACTGGCTGATCCCGCTCTGCACCGGCGAGGAGCGCCTCAAGGGCGCCGACGGCAAGAAAGTGCATCCGACGCAGAAGCCGGAAGGCCTGCTCGCGCGCGTGCTGCTGTCCTCGTCCAAGCCCGGCGATCTCGTGATCGATCCGTTCAACGGCACCGGCACCACCGGCGCCGTCGCCAAGCGCCTCGGCCGCTCCTATATCGGCTTCGAGCGCGACAAGACCTACGCCAAGGCCGCCGAAGCGCGCATCGCCGCGGTCGAGCCGCTGCCGGAAGAGAGCCTCGCCCCTTTCATGACCGCGCGCGAAGCACCGCGTGTTGCGTTCTCCGAGCTGATCGAGCGCGGCATGATCATGCCCGGCACGAAGCTGTTCGACGCCAAGAAGAAGCTTGGCGCGCTGGTGCGTGCCGACGGCGCCATCATGCTCGGCGACAAGGTCGGCTCGATCCACCGCATTGGCGCGGTGGCGCAGGGCGCGCAGGCCTGCAACGGCTGGACCTTCTGGCACGTCGAGACCAAGAAGGGCCTCAAGCTGATCGACGAGCTCCGCGCCGAGATCCGCGCCGGCATGGCGGCGGAATAG
- a CDS encoding LysR family transcriptional regulator, whose protein sequence is MNLNSLDLNLLSALDALLREANVSRAAMRIGLSQPATSHALQRLRDIFGDPLLVRTGARMELTPRAQALRAPLAQALDQVRGLFVPEAFDAARSERAFRLMMPDLAVELLMPPLMEKVTRLAPNVRIDVVPWRGPAIFHAEFARTIDLVISIGNAFKGFHRQLLYTDSDALAVRRGHPMGAKLKRREAFLAARHVGVIIRGNAEDLIDTWLRTKGIERHIALVVSGYLEALHVAARTDLVAFVPRRLIAALSKQLGLVAVAPPLDPGIDEQFLFYPTRAQMDPGSIWLRRLMLETGRELEQARRKLW, encoded by the coding sequence ATGAATTTGAATTCGCTCGATCTCAATCTATTGAGCGCGCTCGACGCGCTGCTGCGCGAGGCCAATGTCAGCCGCGCCGCCATGCGCATCGGCCTGTCACAACCCGCCACGAGCCACGCGCTGCAACGGCTACGCGATATCTTTGGCGACCCGCTGCTGGTGCGGACCGGCGCGCGGATGGAGCTGACGCCACGCGCACAGGCGCTGCGTGCCCCGCTGGCGCAGGCGCTCGACCAGGTGCGCGGGCTGTTCGTGCCCGAGGCGTTCGATGCCGCGCGCAGCGAGCGCGCATTTCGCCTGATGATGCCGGATCTGGCGGTCGAACTGCTGATGCCGCCCTTGATGGAGAAGGTGACGCGCCTAGCGCCCAATGTCCGCATCGATGTGGTGCCGTGGCGGGGGCCGGCGATCTTTCACGCCGAGTTCGCCCGCACCATCGACCTCGTGATCTCGATCGGCAACGCCTTCAAGGGCTTTCACCGCCAGCTGCTCTATACCGACAGCGACGCGCTGGCAGTGCGGCGCGGCCACCCCATGGGCGCAAAGCTGAAGCGGCGCGAGGCGTTCCTGGCCGCGCGCCATGTCGGCGTGATCATTCGCGGCAATGCTGAGGATCTGATCGACACCTGGCTGCGAACAAAGGGCATCGAGCGGCACATTGCGCTGGTGGTGTCGGGCTATCTCGAAGCCCTGCACGTCGCCGCCCGCACCGACCTCGTCGCCTTCGTGCCGCGGCGGCTGATCGCGGCGCTGTCGAAACAGCTCGGCCTCGTCGCGGTCGCGCCGCCGCTCGATCCCGGGATCGACGAGCAGTTCCTGTTCTATCCGACGCGGGCGCAGATGGACCCGGGCTCGATCTGGCTGCGGCGGCTGATGCTGGAGACGGGACGGGAGCTGGAGCAAGCCAGGCGCAAGCTTTGGTAG